Proteins encoded together in one Mycobacterium sp. MS1601 window:
- a CDS encoding DNA-3-methyladenine glycosylase: MHPLAVDPVSAACRLLGARLRSRGVESTIVEVEAYGGPADGPWPDPASHSFRGPGIRNSVMFGPAGLLYTYMSHGIHTCANVVCGPDGDAAAVLVRAAVVDEGVEIAQKRRGVSVSTPALARGPGNLCSALGIVMSDNGTDLFSASSPVRLELAAPLEPVTGPRVGVSRAADRPWRFWLAGRPEVSAFRRSPRAPAVGLSD, from the coding sequence ATGCATCCACTGGCCGTCGATCCGGTGTCCGCCGCCTGTCGGCTCTTGGGTGCGCGCCTGCGCTCGCGTGGCGTCGAGTCGACGATCGTCGAGGTCGAGGCCTATGGCGGACCGGCAGACGGGCCGTGGCCCGACCCGGCGTCGCATTCGTTCCGCGGACCCGGCATCCGCAATTCGGTGATGTTCGGTCCGGCGGGTCTGCTCTACACCTACATGAGCCATGGCATTCACACCTGCGCCAACGTGGTGTGTGGTCCGGACGGAGATGCGGCCGCAGTGTTGGTGCGCGCCGCAGTGGTCGACGAAGGTGTCGAGATCGCGCAGAAGCGCCGCGGTGTGTCGGTCAGCACCCCAGCATTGGCCCGCGGCCCCGGCAATCTGTGTTCAGCTCTGGGAATTGTGATGTCGGACAATGGAACTGATCTCTTCTCCGCCTCGTCACCCGTCCGGCTGGAGCTCGCCGCCCCGCTTGAGCCCGTCACCGGCCCGCGGGTTGGGGTGAGCAGGGCCGCGGATCGGCCGTGGCGGTTCTGGCTTGCCGGGCGTCCCGAGGTTTCGGCATTCCGGCGCAGTCCGCGGGCTCCGGCGGTGGGGCTGTCGGACTAG
- a CDS encoding ABC transporter permease produces the protein MQLTGGRIPVRHHAQHRGVTAPRRATLGPYLATTARILRQLAGDHRSVAMILVVPTLVIVLMYFMFDNTPASFNAACLMLLGLLPLVVMFLITSISMQRERVSGTLERILTTPLRRGDLLAAYGTAFSLAAAAQASIACLVAFWLLGFDTAGSPVWVFVIAIINAVLGVGLGLLCSAFARTEFQAVQFMPVVVVPQLLLCGIIVPRALMPDWLQWISNMLPASYGLEALREVGAHPELTGTAVRDIVVVVAFAAAALGLAAVTLRRRTP, from the coding sequence ATGCAGCTCACTGGAGGCCGCATTCCTGTCCGTCATCACGCACAGCACCGCGGCGTGACGGCCCCACGGCGTGCGACGCTGGGGCCCTATCTCGCGACCACAGCCCGGATCCTGCGACAGCTGGCCGGCGATCATCGCAGTGTCGCGATGATTCTGGTGGTTCCGACGCTGGTGATCGTGCTGATGTATTTCATGTTCGACAACACACCCGCGTCGTTCAACGCCGCCTGCCTGATGTTGCTCGGATTGCTACCGCTGGTGGTGATGTTCCTGATCACGTCGATCTCCATGCAGCGCGAACGTGTCTCGGGAACCCTGGAACGGATACTCACCACTCCCCTGCGGCGTGGTGACCTACTGGCCGCCTACGGCACCGCCTTCTCGCTGGCCGCCGCGGCACAGGCCAGCATCGCGTGCCTGGTCGCGTTCTGGCTGCTCGGTTTCGACACCGCGGGCAGCCCGGTGTGGGTGTTCGTGATCGCCATCATCAACGCCGTCCTCGGCGTCGGTCTCGGACTGTTGTGCAGCGCGTTCGCCCGCACCGAGTTCCAGGCGGTCCAGTTCATGCCCGTGGTGGTGGTACCTCAGCTGCTGCTGTGCGGCATCATCGTGCCGCGCGCGCTGATGCCGGATTGGCTGCAGTGGATCAGCAACATGCTGCCGGCCAGCTACGGGCTCGAGGCGCTGCGCGAAGTGGGAGCCCATCCCGAGCTGACGGGTACCGCCGTCCGTGACATCGTGGTGGTTGTGGCATTCGCAGCGGCGGCACTGGGTCTGGCAGCGGTGACGCTGCGACGGCGGACCCCATAG
- a CDS encoding tetratricopeptide repeat protein has protein sequence MVENRGGGDRRSGRPDRDGAPRWKDRAKPPARSGPDRARRTQPRPQHDGDAENRPAGPRIPPNIDAKQLAPDVRRELSTLDKTTADTIARHLVAAGELLDEDPEAALEHARAARQRSGRIAAIREAVGIAAYHCGDWAQALSELRAAKRMGAKSELLALIADCERGVGRPERAIELARSAEALALTGDEADELRIVVAGARADMGQLEQALAVLASPPLDPTRAGQTAARLFYAYAEALLALGRNEEALQWFFHAASADTDGVTDAEDRISELA, from the coding sequence GTGGTCGAGAACAGAGGTGGTGGAGACCGCCGGTCAGGGCGCCCCGACCGTGATGGCGCACCGCGGTGGAAAGACCGGGCGAAGCCGCCGGCACGATCAGGCCCCGACCGGGCGCGTCGCACCCAGCCGCGTCCGCAGCATGACGGCGACGCCGAGAACCGGCCTGCAGGCCCGCGGATTCCGCCGAACATCGACGCCAAGCAGTTGGCCCCCGATGTGCGCCGTGAGTTGAGCACTCTCGACAAGACGACTGCCGACACCATCGCCCGCCATCTCGTGGCGGCAGGTGAACTCCTCGATGAGGATCCCGAAGCGGCCTTGGAGCACGCACGTGCGGCACGTCAGCGCTCGGGGCGTATCGCCGCCATCCGCGAGGCCGTCGGCATCGCCGCCTACCACTGCGGCGACTGGGCACAGGCACTCTCGGAGCTGCGGGCTGCCAAGCGGATGGGTGCCAAATCCGAACTGCTGGCTCTCATCGCCGACTGCGAGCGGGGCGTGGGTCGACCGGAGCGTGCCATCGAGCTGGCACGCAGTGCCGAAGCTCTGGCGCTGACCGGTGATGAGGCCGATGAGCTGCGCATCGTCGTTGCCGGAGCTCGCGCCGACATGGGCCAGTTAGAGCAGGCACTGGCAGTCCTGGCGTCACCGCCGCTGGACCCCACCCGTGCTGGGCAGACCGCCGCTCGGCTGTTCTATGCGTACGCAGAAGCCCTGCTGGCGCTGGGCCGCAACGAGGAAGCGTTGCAGTGGTTCTTCCATGCCGCCAGTGCGGACACCGACGGCGTCACCGACGCCGAAGACCGCATCAGTGAGCTCGCCTGA
- a CDS encoding ABC-F family ATP-binding cassette domain-containing protein gives MAHLLGAESLRLEYPTRVVFSSVTVGVNDGDRIGIVGRNGDGKSSLMGMLTGQIVPDAGRVTRVGGLRVGALDQADILDDRATVGFSLVGDMAEHEWAGDARVRDVVGGLVTDLDWNAQVGTLSGGQRRRVQLAALLMGDWDVIALDEPTNHLDVEGITWLAAHLKQRWARNTGGLLLVTHDRWFLDEVATTTWEVHDGIVEPFEGGYAAYILQRVERDRMAAASEAKRQNLMRKELAWLRRGAPARTSKPKFRIDAANALIADVPPIRNNIELAKLATARLGKDVIDLLDVSVRFGEREILHDIEWRIAPGERTGILGANGAGKSTLLGLIAGTVTPSSGRVKRGKTVQLAMLDQQAGILADVEGDMVREVIGRLREGYQVDGRELTPTQLLERLGFARDQLSTRVSELSGGQRRRLQLMLTLLSEPNVLVLDEPTNDVDTEMLTATEDLLDSWPGTLIVVSHDRYLLERVTDQQYAVLNGTLRHLPGGVEQYLQLADKHPAPAAAAPVPSSQTTSGAAQYNARKELGAVERKLTRLGEQITALHSTMAGHDQSDYTALADLTARLRALEAENADLEERWLELSEAAE, from the coding sequence GTGGCACATCTGCTCGGCGCCGAATCGTTGCGCCTCGAGTACCCGACCAGGGTCGTTTTCAGTTCGGTGACTGTCGGCGTCAACGACGGCGACCGCATCGGCATCGTCGGACGCAACGGCGACGGTAAATCCAGCCTGATGGGCATGCTGACCGGACAGATCGTCCCCGACGCGGGGCGCGTGACCCGGGTGGGCGGCCTGCGGGTAGGTGCTCTCGATCAGGCCGACATCCTCGACGACCGGGCGACGGTGGGGTTCAGCCTCGTCGGCGACATGGCCGAGCACGAGTGGGCCGGTGATGCGCGGGTGCGCGACGTGGTGGGCGGTCTGGTTACCGACCTGGACTGGAATGCCCAGGTGGGCACCTTGTCCGGTGGCCAGCGACGCCGCGTACAACTGGCTGCCCTGTTGATGGGCGACTGGGATGTCATCGCGCTCGATGAGCCCACCAACCACCTCGATGTCGAGGGGATCACCTGGCTGGCCGCACACCTCAAGCAACGCTGGGCACGCAACACCGGCGGACTGCTGCTGGTGACACACGACCGGTGGTTCCTCGACGAGGTCGCCACCACCACCTGGGAGGTCCACGATGGCATCGTCGAGCCGTTCGAAGGCGGGTACGCCGCCTACATCCTGCAGCGGGTGGAGCGGGACCGGATGGCCGCAGCGTCGGAGGCCAAGCGGCAGAACCTGATGCGCAAGGAGCTGGCCTGGCTGCGCCGAGGTGCTCCGGCCCGCACCTCCAAGCCGAAGTTCCGCATCGACGCAGCCAACGCGTTGATCGCCGACGTGCCCCCGATCCGCAACAACATCGAGCTGGCCAAACTTGCCACGGCGCGGCTCGGCAAGGACGTCATCGACCTGCTCGACGTCTCGGTCCGGTTCGGTGAGCGGGAGATCCTGCACGACATCGAATGGCGAATCGCCCCCGGTGAGCGCACCGGGATCCTGGGCGCCAACGGTGCGGGCAAGTCGACCCTGCTCGGGTTGATAGCCGGGACAGTCACCCCGAGCTCGGGACGGGTAAAGCGCGGCAAGACCGTTCAGCTGGCGATGCTGGACCAGCAGGCCGGCATCCTCGCCGACGTCGAAGGAGACATGGTCCGCGAGGTGATCGGCCGCCTCCGCGAGGGGTACCAGGTCGACGGTCGTGAACTTACCCCCACTCAGCTCTTGGAGCGGCTGGGCTTCGCCCGCGACCAACTGTCCACCCGGGTGTCCGAGCTCTCCGGTGGCCAGCGCCGCCGGCTGCAGCTGATGCTGACGCTGCTCAGTGAGCCGAACGTGCTGGTGCTCGACGAGCCCACCAATGACGTTGACACCGAGATGCTGACAGCCACCGAGGATCTGCTGGACTCGTGGCCGGGCACCCTGATCGTCGTCTCCCATGACCGGTACCTGTTGGAGCGCGTAACCGACCAGCAGTACGCGGTGCTCAACGGCACCCTGCGGCATCTTCCCGGCGGCGTCGAGCAATATCTGCAGCTGGCCGACAAGCACCCGGCCCCAGCAGCGGCGGCACCCGTGCCGAGCTCGCAGACCACCTCTGGTGCAGCACAGTACAACGCCCGCAAGGAACTGGGCGCGGTCGAGCGCAAGCTGACGCGCTTGGGCGAACAGATCACCGCGCTGCACTCCACCATGGCCGGCCACGACCAGAGTGACTACACGGCTCTGGCCGACCTCACCGCGCGGCTACGGGCACTGGAAGCCGAGAACGCCGACCTCGAGGAGCGCTGGTTGGAGCTCTCGGAAGCCGCCGAGTAG
- a CDS encoding HAD-IIA family hydrolase has product MTTFAEHFDCLLLDLDGTVFRGHEPTEGAVEALAQASSRTFFVTNNASRSAGEVAEHLTELGFAADSADVVTSAQGAARLLVRQLPAGAPVLVVGTEALAQEVAAVGLRPVRLFSDDPVAVVQGHNPQTGWSDLAEAALAIRSGALWVAANVDRTLPTERGLLPGNGSMVAAVRAATDSEPQVAGKPAPTLMEDALSRGEFQAALVVGDRLDTDIAGANAAQLPSLMVLTGVNSASDAVHAVPAQRPTFIAQDLRSLHADTESCAVAPHPAWQVYVDGDTVRVSATGEPPGEDGLSVVRATARAVWDAAPSASQYTICAGDNTAAAALQRWSIS; this is encoded by the coding sequence GTGACGACCTTTGCCGAACACTTTGATTGCCTGCTGCTTGACCTCGACGGAACCGTGTTCCGTGGGCACGAGCCCACCGAGGGCGCCGTGGAAGCACTGGCACAGGCGTCGTCGCGGACATTCTTCGTCACCAACAACGCTTCACGCAGCGCCGGCGAGGTCGCCGAGCACCTGACCGAACTCGGGTTCGCGGCCGACAGCGCCGACGTCGTGACCAGCGCCCAGGGCGCGGCCCGGCTGCTGGTTCGACAACTGCCCGCGGGTGCGCCCGTACTCGTGGTCGGTACGGAGGCGCTGGCACAGGAAGTCGCCGCCGTCGGGTTGCGACCGGTGCGGCTGTTCAGTGACGACCCGGTGGCTGTGGTGCAAGGGCACAATCCGCAGACCGGGTGGTCGGATCTGGCCGAGGCCGCGTTGGCCATCCGTTCCGGTGCACTCTGGGTCGCCGCCAATGTCGACCGCACCCTGCCGACCGAGCGAGGGCTGCTGCCGGGCAACGGATCCATGGTGGCTGCCGTGCGGGCCGCCACCGACAGCGAACCTCAGGTGGCGGGTAAACCTGCGCCGACGCTGATGGAAGATGCGTTGTCGCGGGGGGAGTTTCAGGCGGCCCTGGTTGTTGGCGACCGGCTCGACACCGACATCGCCGGTGCCAACGCCGCGCAGCTGCCCAGCCTGATGGTGCTCACCGGCGTCAACAGCGCCAGCGATGCCGTGCATGCCGTGCCTGCTCAGCGACCGACCTTCATCGCGCAGGACCTGCGATCACTGCACGCCGACACTGAGTCCTGTGCCGTGGCTCCGCATCCTGCCTGGCAGGTGTACGTCGACGGCGACACGGTGAGGGTGTCGGCAACGGGCGAGCCTCCTGGGGAGGACGGGTTGTCGGTGGTGCGGGCGACAGCCAGAGCTGTCTGGGACGCCGCACCGTCCGCATCGCAGTACACGATCTGCGCCGGCGACAACACCGCGGCGGCGGCGCTACAACGCTGGTCGATCAGCTAG
- the tyrS gene encoding tyrosine--tRNA ligase: protein MGTTILDELNWRGLIAQSTDSDALADQFAAGPVTVYSGFDPTAPSLHAGHLVPLLTLRRLQEAGHRPIVMAGGATGMIGDPRETGERTLHTADVVADWATRIRGQLERFVMFDESPTGAIVENNLNWTQELSAIEFLRDVGKYFSVNVMLDRDTVRRRLDGEGISYTEFSYMLLQANDFVELHRRYGCGLQVGGSDQWGNIIAGVRLVRQKLGATVHAMTTPLVTDSTGAKFGKSTGGGSLWLDPEMTSPYAWYQYFVNTADADVVPYLKWFTFLSFDEIAELDQATRDRPHERAGQRRLARELTNLVHGEAATAAVEHASQALFGRGELGVLDELTLAAALRETSVAELSPGGPDGITDLLVATGLAASRGAAKRNIAEGGVSVNNVRITTEDWTPHASDFLHGQWLVLRRGKRNVAGVRRLT from the coding sequence ATGGGCACGACGATCCTCGACGAGTTGAACTGGCGCGGCCTCATTGCGCAGTCCACCGATTCCGACGCACTGGCCGACCAGTTCGCGGCGGGTCCGGTGACGGTCTACTCCGGGTTCGACCCCACCGCGCCCAGCCTGCACGCTGGGCATTTGGTCCCATTGCTGACGTTGCGCCGCCTCCAGGAAGCAGGCCACCGGCCCATCGTGATGGCCGGGGGAGCCACCGGAATGATCGGTGACCCGCGGGAGACCGGCGAGCGCACGCTGCACACCGCGGACGTGGTCGCCGATTGGGCTACCCGGATCCGTGGGCAGCTCGAACGATTCGTGATGTTCGACGAGTCACCTACGGGTGCCATTGTCGAGAACAATCTGAACTGGACCCAGGAACTATCGGCGATCGAGTTCCTGCGTGACGTCGGCAAGTACTTCTCGGTGAATGTGATGTTGGACCGAGATACAGTTCGGCGCCGCCTCGACGGCGAGGGCATCTCGTACACCGAGTTCAGCTACATGCTGTTGCAGGCCAACGACTTCGTGGAGCTGCACCGCAGGTACGGCTGCGGATTGCAGGTAGGAGGTTCCGACCAGTGGGGCAACATCATCGCCGGCGTCCGCCTGGTCCGGCAGAAGCTCGGAGCCACAGTGCATGCGATGACCACGCCGCTGGTCACCGATTCCACCGGGGCGAAGTTCGGCAAGTCCACCGGCGGCGGCAGCCTCTGGCTGGATCCGGAAATGACCAGCCCGTATGCCTGGTACCAGTACTTCGTCAACACTGCCGACGCGGACGTGGTCCCGTACCTCAAGTGGTTCACATTCCTGTCCTTCGACGAGATCGCCGAGCTTGACCAGGCGACCCGCGATCGACCGCATGAGCGTGCCGGCCAGCGTCGGTTGGCCAGGGAATTGACCAACCTGGTGCATGGAGAGGCGGCTACCGCCGCGGTGGAACATGCCAGCCAGGCTTTGTTCGGACGCGGTGAGTTGGGTGTCCTGGATGAATTGACGCTGGCAGCGGCGCTTCGGGAGACATCGGTGGCTGAGCTTTCGCCCGGTGGACCTGACGGCATCACCGATCTGCTGGTGGCCACCGGACTGGCCGCGAGCAGGGGCGCAGCCAAGCGCAACATCGCAGAAGGCGGGGTGTCGGTGAACAACGTCCGCATCACGACCGAGGACTGGACGCCGCACGCCTCGGACTTTCTGCACGGCCAGTGGCTGGTGCTGCGTCGAGGGAAGCGGAACGTGGCAGGCGTACGCCGGCTGACATGA
- a CDS encoding ABC transporter ATP-binding protein codes for MMSSSDDELMTSANAVVVAGLRVVRGKRTVLHDLSLTISRGSITGLLGPSGCGKTTLMRCLVGTQVIAAGTVKVLGHPAGSHTLRHRVGYVTQNPTVYADLKVIDNVRYFAALYGASPAAAAEAVASVGLTDHRDSYCADLSGGQISRVSLACALVGEPDLLVLDEPTVGLDPVVRVELWDRFNNLARRGTTLLVSSHVMDEADHCGDLLLMRDGHLLAHTTPAQLREDTQCSSLEAAFLSVITHSTAA; via the coding sequence ATGATGAGTTCATCGGATGATGAATTGATGACCAGCGCAAACGCTGTCGTCGTCGCCGGATTGCGGGTGGTCCGCGGCAAGAGGACCGTGCTGCACGACCTCAGCCTGACCATCAGTCGCGGCAGCATCACCGGCCTGCTCGGGCCTTCCGGCTGCGGCAAGACCACCCTGATGCGGTGCCTCGTGGGCACTCAGGTGATCGCGGCGGGCACCGTCAAGGTCCTCGGCCACCCAGCCGGATCACACACCCTGCGCCATCGGGTCGGCTACGTCACGCAGAACCCGACGGTTTACGCCGACCTCAAAGTCATCGACAATGTGCGCTACTTCGCCGCGCTGTACGGGGCCTCACCCGCCGCGGCAGCCGAAGCGGTCGCCTCGGTCGGACTCACCGACCATCGGGACAGCTACTGCGCTGACCTTTCCGGCGGCCAAATCAGTCGCGTGTCGCTGGCCTGCGCCCTGGTCGGTGAGCCAGACCTGCTGGTGCTCGACGAACCGACCGTCGGACTGGACCCGGTGGTTCGCGTGGAGCTGTGGGACCGGTTCAACAACCTCGCCCGCCGCGGCACCACCCTGCTGGTCTCGAGCCACGTGATGGACGAGGCCGACCACTGCGGCGATCTGTTGCTGATGCGCGACGGCCATCTGCTGGCCCACACCACGCCCGCCCAACTCAGAGAGGACACCCAATGCAGCTCACTGGAGGCCGCATTCCTGTCCGTCATCACGCACAGCACCGCGGCGTGA
- a CDS encoding Trm112 family protein produces the protein MVDDKLLSIIVCPADRGPLMYTADLLYNPRLRRAYRIDDGIPVLLVDESREVGDDEHARLVGGS, from the coding sequence GTGGTCGACGACAAGCTGCTGAGCATCATCGTCTGTCCCGCTGATCGGGGCCCGTTGATGTACACCGCAGATCTGCTGTACAACCCGCGGTTGCGCCGCGCTTACCGAATCGATGACGGCATCCCGGTGCTTCTGGTCGACGAGTCCCGTGAGGTGGGCGACGACGAGCACGCTCGTCTGGTGGGCGGCTCCTAG
- a CDS encoding acyl-CoA synthetase — MDLNLTAVTRPVERLVATAQNGLEVLRLGGLETGSVPSPYQIVESVPMYKLRRYFPPDSRPGRAKVGAPVLMVHPMMMSANMFDVTREDGAVGILHFAGLDPWVIDFGEPDKVEGGMRRTLTDHIVALNDAIDSIKKTTGSDVHLAGYSQGGMFCYQAAALRHSKDIASIIAFGSPVDTLAALPLGIPPNLGALAADFMADHVFNRLDITGWMARTGFQMLDPLKTAKARVDFLRQLHDREALLPREQQRRFLDSEGWIAWSGPAVQELLKQFISHNRMMTGGFAIDGQLLTLSDITCPVLAFVGEVDDIGQPASVRGIKRAAPTADVYETTLRAGHFGLVVGSKAAEITWPTVADWVLWLSGLGPKPANVVPMPDQTGQHTDSGVPLASRVAHGVGEASEVALSLARGAAGAVVATNRSLRTLAVETARTLPRLTRLGQINDHTRISLGRILSEQARGAPDGEFLLFDGRVHTYEAVDRRINNVVRGLIKVGIRQGDHVGVLMETRPSALVAIAALSRLGAVAVLMPPDGDLAAAAREGGVAEILTDPPNLDAALQLSLQVLVLGGGDLRELNLPDDADVIDMEQIDPDAVDLPGWYRPNPGLARDRAFVAFSTVGGQLVAKQISNYRWAMSAFGTASTAALGRGDTVYCLTPLHHQSGLLVALGGAVVGGARIALSRGLNPHTFVQEVRRYGVTVVSYTWAMLRDVIDDPGFVLHGHHPVRLFIGSGMPTGLWQRVTDAFAPAHVVEFFATTDGQAVLANVSGAKIGSKGRPLPGSGHVALAAYDAESDLIVEDDRGFVRLADTDEVGVLLARSRGPIDPTAAVKRGVFAPADTWISTEYLFRRDGDGDYWLVDNRPGVLRTERGVVYSEPITNAITMIPAVDLAVTYGVQAGGRQLAVTALTLRPGATVTAADLAEAVAHLVVGLPPDIVHVVPELPLTATYRPTISALRGAGVPKAGRTTWLLDPRTGQYKRLTAATRSQLVDAE, encoded by the coding sequence ATGGATCTGAACCTGACCGCGGTCACCAGGCCGGTAGAGCGGCTGGTGGCTACTGCTCAGAACGGCCTGGAGGTTCTGCGACTCGGCGGTCTGGAGACGGGTTCGGTGCCGTCGCCGTATCAGATCGTCGAGAGCGTGCCGATGTACAAGCTTCGGCGCTACTTCCCGCCCGACAGTAGACCCGGCCGGGCCAAGGTGGGTGCTCCGGTGCTCATGGTGCACCCGATGATGATGTCGGCCAATATGTTCGACGTCACCCGCGAAGACGGGGCCGTCGGCATCCTGCACTTTGCCGGTCTCGATCCGTGGGTGATCGATTTCGGTGAGCCCGACAAGGTCGAGGGCGGGATGCGGCGCACCCTCACCGACCACATCGTGGCGCTCAACGACGCTATCGACAGCATCAAGAAGACCACCGGGTCCGACGTCCACCTCGCCGGCTACTCGCAGGGTGGCATGTTCTGCTACCAGGCGGCGGCGCTGCGGCATTCGAAGGACATCGCCAGCATCATTGCCTTCGGTTCACCGGTGGACACCCTGGCCGCGCTGCCCCTGGGCATCCCGCCGAATCTCGGCGCCTTGGCCGCCGACTTCATGGCCGATCACGTGTTCAACCGGCTCGACATCACCGGTTGGATGGCCCGCACCGGCTTCCAGATGCTGGACCCGCTGAAGACGGCGAAGGCCCGGGTGGACTTCCTGCGCCAACTCCACGACCGGGAAGCTCTGCTGCCCCGGGAGCAACAGCGCCGGTTCCTGGACTCCGAAGGTTGGATCGCCTGGTCCGGACCTGCCGTGCAGGAACTGCTGAAGCAGTTCATCTCCCACAACCGGATGATGACCGGCGGCTTCGCCATCGACGGCCAGTTGCTGACACTCAGCGACATCACCTGCCCGGTGCTGGCCTTCGTCGGTGAGGTGGACGACATCGGTCAGCCGGCGTCGGTGCGTGGCATCAAGCGTGCCGCGCCCACCGCCGATGTCTACGAAACCACGCTGCGGGCTGGGCATTTCGGCCTGGTTGTGGGCTCGAAGGCCGCCGAGATCACCTGGCCCACCGTCGCGGACTGGGTGCTGTGGCTCAGTGGGCTCGGCCCCAAACCCGCCAACGTCGTCCCGATGCCGGACCAGACAGGCCAGCACACCGACAGTGGCGTGCCGCTGGCCTCCCGAGTGGCCCACGGAGTGGGGGAAGCCTCGGAGGTGGCGTTGTCACTGGCTCGCGGTGCCGCAGGCGCCGTGGTGGCCACCAACCGGTCGCTGCGCACCCTGGCCGTCGAAACGGCCCGCACGCTGCCGCGGCTGACCCGGCTGGGCCAGATCAACGACCACACCCGGATCTCGTTGGGCCGCATCCTGTCCGAACAGGCCCGCGGTGCCCCGGACGGCGAGTTCCTGCTGTTCGACGGTCGTGTGCATACCTACGAGGCCGTCGACCGTCGCATCAACAACGTGGTGCGCGGTCTCATCAAGGTCGGTATCCGCCAGGGCGATCACGTCGGCGTCCTCATGGAGACCCGACCCAGCGCGCTGGTCGCCATCGCCGCACTGTCGCGCCTCGGCGCCGTCGCGGTGTTGATGCCCCCCGACGGGGACCTGGCCGCCGCCGCCCGAGAAGGCGGTGTCGCCGAGATCCTCACCGACCCGCCCAACCTGGACGCCGCACTGCAGTTGTCACTGCAGGTGCTGGTGCTCGGTGGCGGTGACCTGCGTGAGCTGAACCTTCCCGACGACGCCGACGTCATCGACATGGAGCAGATCGACCCGGACGCGGTGGACCTGCCCGGCTGGTACCGGCCCAATCCCGGGCTGGCCCGCGACCGGGCCTTCGTCGCGTTCAGCACCGTCGGCGGACAGTTGGTGGCCAAGCAGATCTCGAACTACCGGTGGGCCATGTCGGCATTCGGCACCGCGTCCACCGCGGCGCTGGGTCGCGGGGACACGGTCTACTGCCTGACACCGCTACACCATCAGTCCGGTCTGCTCGTGGCACTCGGCGGCGCCGTGGTCGGCGGAGCGCGCATCGCCCTGTCGCGCGGACTCAACCCCCACACCTTCGTCCAAGAGGTCCGTCGCTACGGCGTCACCGTGGTGTCCTACACCTGGGCGATGCTGCGCGACGTCATCGACGACCCCGGGTTCGTCCTGCACGGCCACCACCCGGTACGGCTGTTCATCGGTTCCGGCATGCCTACCGGGCTGTGGCAGCGGGTCACCGATGCGTTCGCCCCCGCGCACGTGGTCGAGTTCTTCGCCACCACCGACGGGCAGGCCGTGCTGGCCAACGTGTCCGGCGCCAAGATCGGCAGCAAGGGGCGCCCGCTGCCCGGCAGTGGCCACGTGGCCTTGGCGGCCTACGATGCCGAATCCGATCTGATCGTCGAAGACGATCGGGGATTTGTGCGGCTCGCCGACACCGACGAAGTGGGTGTGTTGCTGGCTCGCTCGCGCGGGCCGATCGATCCCACTGCTGCGGTGAAGCGGGGTGTGTTCGCCCCGGCAGATACCTGGATCTCCACCGAGTACCTGTTTCGCCGGGATGGCGACGGGGACTACTGGCTGGTGGACAACCGCCCCGGCGTCCTGCGAACCGAGCGTGGCGTCGTGTACTCCGAGCCGATCACCAATGCCATCACCATGATTCCTGCGGTGGACCTGGCCGTCACCTACGGTGTGCAGGCCGGCGGCCGGCAGTTGGCGGTGACAGCATTGACGCTGCGTCCGGGCGCCACCGTCACTGCGGCCGATCTGGCCGAGGCGGTGGCGCATCTGGTGGTGGGGCTGCCGCCCGACATCGTGCACGTGGTGCCCGAGTTGCCGTTGACAGCCACCTATCGCCCGACCATCTCGGCACTTCGTGGTGCTGGGGTGCCCAAAGCCGGCCGCACCACCTGGCTTCTGGACCCGCGAACCGGTCAGTACAAGCGGCTGACCGCCGCCACCCGATCGCAGTTGGTGGATGCGGAGTAA
- a CDS encoding TetR/AcrR family transcriptional regulator, translated as MTTENRRRPGRPTGTSDTRDRILASARDLFARNGVGNTSIRAIAADAGVDSALVHHYFGTKEKLFTAAINVAVDPAHILVPLATAPVTELGRTLPALILPLWDSEAGAGMVATLRSALTGDDINMFRSFLRDVVVKTLAARIDDPVGTGVLRAEFAATQILGVVMARHILKLEPLASLPLDQIIDTIAPNLQQYFTGELPTTY; from the coding sequence GTGACGACCGAGAACCGCCGACGGCCCGGCCGTCCTACCGGCACATCCGACACCCGGGACAGGATCCTCGCCAGCGCCCGCGACCTCTTCGCGCGAAACGGCGTCGGCAACACCTCGATCCGCGCCATCGCCGCCGACGCCGGCGTCGACTCCGCACTGGTGCACCATTACTTCGGCACCAAGGAGAAGCTGTTCACCGCCGCGATCAATGTGGCCGTCGACCCTGCCCACATCCTGGTGCCGCTGGCCACCGCACCGGTCACCGAGCTGGGTCGCACACTCCCTGCGCTGATCCTGCCGCTGTGGGACTCCGAGGCGGGCGCAGGCATGGTCGCCACCCTGCGCTCGGCCCTGACCGGCGACGACATCAACATGTTCCGGTCGTTCCTGCGCGATGTCGTGGTGAAGACTCTGGCGGCACGGATCGATGATCCGGTGGGCACCGGGGTCCTGCGTGCCGAGTTCGCCGCGACCCAAATTCTCGGCGTCGTGATGGCGCGCCACATTCTCAAGCTGGAACCACTGGCGTCGCTACCGCTCGATCAGATCATCGACACCATCGCACCGAATCTGCAGCAGTACTTCACCGGCGAACTGCCGACGACCTACTGA